In Numenius arquata chromosome 20, bNumArq3.hap1.1, whole genome shotgun sequence, the following proteins share a genomic window:
- the NMNAT1 gene encoding nicotinamide/nicotinic acid mononucleotide adenylyltransferase 1: MAMEDPDKKTEVVLLACGSFNPITNMHLRLFELAKDYFHETGKYKVIKGIISPVGDAYKKKGLISANHRVTMAKLATKNSDWVEVDDWESSQSEWLETLKVLRYHHQKLLSPDATNILQNAVPLTKPGRKRKQEPNRHDPVKKKNQNPDIKSVPQVKLLCGSDMLESFGIPNLWKLEDITEIVKSYGLVCISRAGNSVEKFIYESDILWKHKNNIHLVEEWITNDISSTKIRRALRRGQSIRYLVPDVVQAYIEKNNLYSPESEDRNAGVVLAALQKNASDSKN; encoded by the exons ATGGCTATGGAAGATCCTGACAAGAAGACTGAAGTTGTACTGCTGGCCTGTGGGTCCTTCAATCCCATCACCAACATGCATCTAAGGCTCTTTGAGCTGGCTAAGGACTACTTTCATGAAACAG gaaaatacAAAGTCATCAAAGGAATAATTTCACCAGTAGGTGATGCGTATAAGAAGAAAGGTCTGATCAGTGCGAATCACCGAGTAACTATGGCAAAACTAGCTACAAAAAACTCAGATTGGGTGGAAGTTGATGATTGGGAAAGCAGCCAGAGTGAGTGGTTGGAAACACTAAAAGTTTTAAG GTACCATCATCAAAAGCTTTTATCTCCCGATGCAACTAATATTCTGCAGAATGCTGTACCTTTAACTAAGCCAGGTCGGAAGAGGAAACAGGAACCGAATAGGCATGacccagttaaaaagaaaaatcagaatccCGATATAAAAA gtgtCCCACAGGTTAAACTGCTTTGTGGAAGTGACATGCTGGAATCTTTTGGGATCCCCAATCTGTGGAAGTTGGAGGACATCACTGAAATTGTGAAAAGTTATGGCCTTGTATGCATCAGCAGGGCTGGAAACAGCGTTGAGAAATTTATCTATGAATCTGATATTTTGTGGAAACATAAGAATAACATTCACCTTGTGGAAGAATGGATCACGAATGACATTTCCTCCACCAAGATTAGGAGAGCACTGCGGAGGGGCCAGAGCATTCGTTACCTAGTACCTGATGTAGTTCAAgcatacatagaaaaaaataatctctatagTCCAGAGAGTGAAGACAGGAATGCTGGGGTTGTCTTGGCTGCTTTACAGAAAAATGCAAGTGATTCCAAGAACTAG
- the LZIC gene encoding protein LZIC isoform X2, whose translation MASRGTTETSKLKQNLEEQLDRLMQQLQDLEECREELDADEYEETKKETLEQLSEINDSLKKIMSGDMTLVDELSGMQLAIQAAISQAFKTPEVIRMFAKKQPRQLRTRLAEAQETKSLL comes from the exons atggcTTCAAGAGGAACAACGGAGACCAGTAAACTAAAACAAAACTTGGAAGAGCAGTTGGATAGATTAATGCAGCAGCTTCAAGATCTGGAAGAGTGCAG AGAGGAGCTAGATGCAGATGAGTATGAAGAGACCAAAAAAGAAACTCTAGAACAGCTGAGTGAGATCAATGACTCGCTGAAGAAGATTATGTCTGGAGATATGACTTTGGTGGACGAGCTCAGCGGGATGCAATTG GCAATACAAGCAGCCATTAGCCAAGCGTTTAAAACTCCAGAAGTAATTAGGATGTTTGCGAAGAAGCAACCAAGGCAACTGAGGACAAGGTTGGCAGAG GCTCAGGAGACAAAGTCTTTGCTCTAG
- the LZIC gene encoding protein LZIC isoform X1 — protein sequence MASRGTTETSKLKQNLEEQLDRLMQQLQDLEECREELDADEYEETKKETLEQLSEINDSLKKIMSGDMTLVDELSGMQLAIQAAISQAFKTPEVIRMFAKKQPRQLRTRLAEMDRDLIVGKLGRDLYTQQKVEILTALRKLGEKLTSDDEMFLSANAGTALSQFERVSTDLGSGDKVFALANFEVEKAKQ from the exons atggcTTCAAGAGGAACAACGGAGACCAGTAAACTAAAACAAAACTTGGAAGAGCAGTTGGATAGATTAATGCAGCAGCTTCAAGATCTGGAAGAGTGCAG AGAGGAGCTAGATGCAGATGAGTATGAAGAGACCAAAAAAGAAACTCTAGAACAGCTGAGTGAGATCAATGACTCGCTGAAGAAGATTATGTCTGGAGATATGACTTTGGTGGACGAGCTCAGCGGGATGCAATTG GCAATACAAGCAGCCATTAGCCAAGCGTTTAAAACTCCAGAAGTAATTAGGATGTTTGCGAAGAAGCAACCAAGGCAACTGAGGACAAGGTTGGCAGAG ATGGACCGAGACTTAATAGTTGGGAAGTTGGGACGAGACCTGTACACACAGCAGAAAGTGGAAATCCTGACTGCCCTCAGAAAGCTTGGTGAGAAG CTCACTTCAGATGATGAGATGTTCTTGTCAGCAAATGCAGGTACAGCCCTCAGCCAGTTTGAGAGAGTCTCTACTGACCTTG GCTCAGGAGACAAAGTCTTTGCTCTAGCAAATTTTGAAGTAGAAAAGGCAAAACAATGA